The following are encoded together in the Labrus mixtus chromosome 2, fLabMix1.1, whole genome shotgun sequence genome:
- the zgc:154142 gene encoding ovochymase-2: protein MDVEKGRPRSKGLSTLEKCLIFLFVAMTGACIGLVVIYFTDKAESSTHTEGPESGCGGPQELSGESGTFTSSHYPSSYDNGRSCTWHITVDPDKVIHLWFEEFALEDTQLCTGDLITLADSLGTVGKYCGYTKPNPMVSLTNRMTVYFDTNDRKTDQGFKAHYKAVSQKLAPEIAGAGGFLQGDRGDLMTPSFTEQNYINGALYQWRITVPEGERVRLTFTSFDLVPEVCGDFVQVYDGDKAGSPSIGKFCGGTMPKPVESSSNTMVVRFKSDNTLTSKGFKATYTKSSLPPVIPTTTAKPTTTAKPTTPTTPTPTTTGSGDAVILQGRKGVIQSLGFPHPYPAHLNSSWKIIVAKGFLVKLQITDLAIPGEMGQCKEDKLIISDEYSTLGTHCGYILPPVVVSASDTLAVTFQSDSRLTDRGFSAKWEAVYPEDITELQGCGFSSKEDTGVIKSLNWPMNYKANSECMWNIVGPVGKKITLKFTHFDLEAKDFLTSKCFDNIVVYDINGATNEQIGKHGPFCGTKLPPTIQTKGNRLVIRFHTDLFTEAKGFRAYWTTDTSLPAPTETPVQPNPWDDIKIDWPSKCGKPAIPPAVMSRIVNGEPAKPHSWPWQVSMQVWPDSRPEPTFFHTCGGTLIHKNWVLTAAHCFIRYADELQRWRMCLGKHNLTYTEPSEHCFDVTGIYRHEGFKYPDVPTVEFDIALVRLDGDVTPSDEISYACLPSEEEVLPGGKKCYATGWGDETGDSMNAKVAEGLNQVALPVVPYDTCKRTDYWWFQVKTSMICCGYTLPDELKSVCQGDSGGPLVCQDKAGGPWEVHGITSFGPIGCIMNKKPSVFTRSSAYLSWIQNVIRRDMYNEHTSGCGGPKDLIGTEGTVSSMGYPGSYSNKASCQWNIQVPDGKLVHLRFQNFSLEESQMCLNDKVILSDRVGSLGRHCSHEPPKDLVSDGNTLHISFSSNDKVVDTGFTASWKAVDPTEAPCGGSFSSNQGEILSPNWPKDYKSESVCTWRINVPSAKSLHIAFTHFEVQAVNTLGNCVDYVEIFNGQSMASLGRFCGFASPPTITVPGSTVVIRFLSNKDNQQAGFRGYWTTDSSVIPTLPPPPPNPWDNITIDWPVDCGKPEVKPNTGAMRVVNGEEAIPHSWPWQVSMQASPMSPIPYMHGCGGSLIHEEWILTAAHCFMFPLNKPSYWRMCLGKHHMNSSMDVPSAEECYMVDGIIRHEGFVYEQDKTDITNDVALVHLSTPVNMTREISPICLPKPGAVMPAGTPCFVTGWGDEKGNLFPKVSEKLNQAALPIVDFQTCSKPAYWWDTLRPSMICAGYESPDELKSACQGDSGGPFACAAAGAIPTWEVHGIVSFGPQGCIKDKKPSVFTRVSAFNDWIYGNMKKFIYESGKTH, encoded by the exons ATGGATGTGGAGAAGGGTCGTCCTCGCTCCAAGGGTTTGAGCACCCTTGAAAAGTGTCTGATATTTCTCTTTGTGGCCATGACCGGCGCCTGCATCGGCCTGGTGGTCATCTACTTCACTGATAAAGCAGAGTCTTCTACACACACAGAAG GGCCAGAATCAGGGTGTGGTGGTCCCCAGGAGCTCTCTGGAGAGTCAGGCACCTTCACCAGCTCTCACTATCCCAGTAGCTATGACAACGGCAGGAGCTGCACATGGCACATCACTGTGGACCCTGATAAG GTGATCCATCTGTGGTTCGAGGAGTTTGCTTTGGAGGACACCCAGCTCTGCACAGGAGACCTCATCACATTGGCAGACTCTCTGGGAACTGTtg GTAAATACTGTGGCTACACCAAACCAAATCCAATGGTGTCACTTACAAACCGCATGACGGTGTATTTTGACAccaatgacagaaaaacagaccaAGGATTCAAGGCTCATTACAAAGCTGTGTCTCAAAAGCTCGCACCAG AAATAGCCGGCGCTGGTGGCTTTCTTCAAGGTGACCGAGGAGATCTGATGACCCCCAGCTTCACAGAGCAGAACTATATAAATGGAGCCCTGTACCAG TGGAGAATCACGGTGCCTGAAGGAGAGAGGGTTCGTCTGACATTTACCTCCTTTGACCTGGTCCCTGAAGTCTGTGGGGACTTTGTTCAGGTCTACGATGGCGACAAGGCCGGATCTCCTTCAATAG GCAAATTCTGTGGAGGGACGATGCCAAAGCCAGTGGAGTCCAGCAGCAACACAATGGTGGTCCGCTTCAAATCCGACAACACTCTGACTTCTAAAGGATTTAAAGCAACTTACACCAAGTCCAGCCTTCCACCTGTTATTCCCACAACCACTGCAAAACCAACAACTACAGCGAAACCCACAACACCTACTACTCCCACTCCAACAACTACTG GCAGTGGGGATGCAGTCATTCTTCAGGGCCGTAAAGGTGTGATCCAGTCCTTGGGTTTCCCGCATCCATATCCTGCTCATCTAAACAGCTCCTGGAAGATAATAGTGGCCAAAGGGTTCCTGGTTAAACTGCAGATAACTGACCTGGCCATCCCaggagagatgggacagtgcAAGGAAGACAAACTGATCATCTCAGATGAATACTCTACACTGG gcACACACTGTGGCTACATCCTTCCCCCTGTGGTGGTCAGTGCCAGTGACACATTAGCCGTCACCTTCCAGTCCGACAGTCGCCTCACAGACCGAGGATTCTCTGCCAAGTGGGAGGCTGTGTATCCAGAGGATATCACAG AGCTCCAGGGCTGTGGCTTTTCTTCCAAAGAGGACACGGGAGTTATCAAGTCCCTCAACTGGCCCATGAACTACAAGGCTAACTCTGAGTGCATGTGGAATATCGTTGGgcctgtggggaaaaaaatcacactgaaGTTCACCCACTTTGATCTGGAAGCCAAAGATTTCCTGACATCCAAATGTTTTGATAACATAGTGGTGTACGACATCAACGGTGCGACTAACGAGCAGATTGGAAAGCATG GTCCATTCTGTGGGACCAAGCTGCCTCCTACCATCCAGACAAAAGGCAACAGGCTGGTGATCCGTTTCCACACAGACTTGTTCACTGAGGCCAAAGGCTTCAGGGCCTACTGGACTACTGATACCAGTCTGCCTGCTCCAACAGAGACGCCTGTGCAGCCAAACCCATGGGACGACATCAAAATAG ACTGGCCCAGTAAATGTGGGAAACCAGCGATTCCCCCTGCTGTTATGTCACGCATTGTGAATGGAGAGCCAGCCAAGCCCCACTCCTGGCCCTGGCAAGTGTCCATGCAG gtcTGGCCTGACAGTCGACCAGAGCCCACATTCTTCCACACCTGTGGCGGTACTCTTATCCACAAGAACTGGGTCCTTACAGCAGCCCACTGCTTCATAAG ATACGCTGATGAGCTGCAGCGTTGGCGCATGTGCCTGGGCAAACACAACCTGACCTACACGGAGCCGAGTGAACACTGCTTCGACGTAACTGGCATCTATCGCCACGAGGGCTTCAAGTATCCCGATGTGCCCACAGTGGAGTTTGACATTGCTCTCGTAAGACTGGACGGAGATGTGACGCCCAGTGATGAGATCTCGTATGCCTGCCTGCCCTCAGAGGAAGAGGTCCTACCGGGGGGCAAGAAGTGCTACGCCACCGGCTGGGGAGATGAGACCG GTGATTCAATGAATGCTAAAGTGGCAGAGGGCCTGAACCAGGTCGCCCTGCCTGTTGTGCCTTATGACACCTGCAAGAGGACGGACTACTGGTGGTTCCAGGTCAAGACCTCCATGATCTGCTGCGGTTATACCCTGCCTGATGAACTcaagtctgtctgtcag GGAGATTCAGGTGGTCCTTTAGTGTGCCAGGATAAAGCCGGTGGTCCTTGGGAAGTTCATGGTATAACCAGCTTCGGCCCCATTGGATGTATCATGAATAAGAAACCTTCTGTGTTCACCCGCTCCTCTGCCTACCTCTCCTGGATCCAAAATGTCATCCGCAGGGACATGTACAACGAGCACA CATCTGGCTGTGGAGGGCCAAAGGACCTGATTGGCACAGAAGGCACGGTGTCCTCCATGGGTTACCCAGGCAGCTACAGCAATAAAGCCAGCTGCCAGTGGAACATCCAGGTGCCTGACGGCAAACTGGTCCACCTACGTTTCCAAAATTTCTCCCTGGAGGAGAGCCAGATGTGCCTGAATGACAAAGTCATCCTCAGTGACAGAGTAGGAAGTTTAG GCAGACACTGCAGTCATGAGCCTCCTAAAGACCTGGTGAGTGATGGAAACACACTTCACATCAGCTTCTCTTCAAATGACAAAGTGGTGGACACAGGCTTCACTGCCAGCTGGAAAGCAGTGGACCCAACAGAGG ctccATGTGGAGGAAGCTTCAGCAGTAATCAGGGTGAAATCCTCTCTCCAAACTGGCCCAAGGACTACAAATCAGAGTCTGTGTGCACGTGGCGTATCAATGTACCTTCGGCAAAAAGCCTCCACATTGCCTTCACTCACTTTGAGGTACAGGCCGTAAACACGTTGGGAAACTGTGTGGACTATGTGGAGATCTTCAACGGACAAAGCATGGCATCACTTG GTCGATTCTGTGGCTTTGCCTCTCCACCCACCATCACCGTCCCTGGCAGCACAGTTGTCATTCGCTTCCTTAGCAACAAAGACAATCAACAGGCAGGTTTTCGAGGTTACTGGACAACTGACTCCAGTGTTATCCCAACTttacctcctccacctccaaaCCCCTGGGACAATATAACAATCG ACTGGCCAGTAGATTGTGGAAAACCAGAAGTTAAACCAAATACAGGCGCCATGAGGGTGGTTAATGGGGAAGAGGCGATCCCCCATTCCTGGCCCTGGCAAGTCTCCATGCAG GCGTCACCAATGTCTCCCATACCTTACATGCATGGCTGTGGAGGTTCATTGATTCACGAGGAATGGATCCTAACTGCTGCTCACTGTTTCATGTT CCCACTGAATAAACCCTCCTACTGGCGAATGTGTTTGGGGAAGCACCACATGAACTCCTCCATGGACGTTCCCTCAGCAGAAGAATGCTACATGGTTGACGGTATCATCCGCCACGAGGGCTTTGTCTACGAGCAGGATAAAACTGACATCACCAATGACGTAGCCCTGGTGCATTTGTCCACACCTGTCAATATGACAAGGGAGATTAGCCCCATCTGTCTGCCGAAACCTGGGGCTGTGATGCCCGCTGGGACACCATGCTTTGTCACTGGCTGGGGAGACGAGAAAG GTAACCTGTTCCCTAAAGTGTCCGAGAAGCTAAATCAGGCAGCCCTCCCTATTGTTGACTTCCAGACCTGCAGTAAGCCTGCATACTGGTGGGACACCCTCAGACCCTCCATGATCTGTGCCGGCTATGAGTCCCCAGATGAGCTCAAATCAGCCTGCCAG GGTGACTCTGGCGGTCCTTTCGCCTGTGCGGCAGCAGGAGCTATCCCTACATGGGAGGTGCACGGCATCGTCAGTTTTGGACCTCAGGGCTGCATCAAAGACAAGAAGCCCTCAGTATTCACCCGTGTGTCTGCCTTCAACGACTGGATCTATGGCAACATGAAGAAGTTTATTTATGAAAGTGGCAAAACTCACTAG